A region of Streptomyces sp. R44 DNA encodes the following proteins:
- a CDS encoding peptidylprolyl isomerase, whose product MVTSDQRRRQLAREKYARQQQRREENRRKAKRRSTVIAASLAVVLAAGGAVYASVALTDDSSKGSDNTASDTPTTPAPTESESASPEPKLTVDQKATYAMALKTNEGEITITMDAAKTPHTVNSFKHLADKKYFDGTKCHRLTTEGIYVLQCGDPKGDGTGGPGYTIPDENLTALGKAGADGTVTFPAGTVAMANTGQPGTGGSQFFLVYKDTKLPPSYTPFGKIDPAGLKAVQDVAKAGVQGGATDGAPKKPVTIEKATVAKK is encoded by the coding sequence GTGGTCACCAGCGATCAGCGGCGGCGGCAGCTTGCCAGGGAGAAGTACGCGCGGCAGCAGCAGCGGCGGGAGGAGAACCGGCGCAAGGCGAAGCGCCGCAGCACCGTCATCGCGGCCTCCCTCGCGGTGGTGCTCGCCGCGGGCGGCGCCGTCTACGCCTCCGTGGCGCTGACGGACGACTCCTCGAAGGGCTCGGACAACACGGCGAGCGACACGCCCACCACCCCGGCGCCCACGGAGAGCGAGTCGGCGAGCCCGGAGCCGAAGCTGACCGTGGACCAGAAGGCCACGTACGCCATGGCCCTCAAGACGAACGAGGGCGAGATCACGATCACCATGGACGCGGCCAAGACGCCGCACACGGTGAACTCCTTCAAGCACCTCGCCGACAAGAAGTACTTCGACGGGACCAAGTGCCACCGCCTCACGACCGAGGGCATCTACGTGCTCCAGTGCGGCGACCCCAAGGGCGACGGCACCGGCGGCCCCGGCTACACGATCCCCGACGAGAACCTGACCGCCCTCGGCAAGGCGGGTGCGGACGGCACGGTGACCTTCCCGGCCGGCACCGTCGCCATGGCGAACACGGGGCAGCCGGGCACGGGCGGCTCGCAGTTCTTCCTCGTCTACAAGGACACCAAGCTGCCCCCGAGCTACACCCCCTTCGGGAAGATCGACCCGGCGGGCCTGAAGGCGGTCCAGGACGTGGCGAAGGCCGGTGTCCAGGGCGGCGCCACCGACGGCGCCCCGAAGAAGCCGGTCACCATCGAGAAGGCGACCGTCGCGAAGAAGTGA
- a CDS encoding DUF349 domain-containing protein: MSSDPWGRVDETGTVYVRTAEGEKVVGSWQAGTPEEALAYFERKYEGLVVEIGLLEKRVRTTDLSAKDATAAIEHIRQQVDEHHAVGDLAALATRLDKLVETVDSRREERKAQKAKQTDEARSAKEKLVTEAEELAQSEQWRSAGERLRALVDTWKGLPRLDRKSDDELWHRFSHARSAFSKRRKAHFASLDAQREDARKAKERLVAEAESLSNSTDWGNTAARYRELMAEWKAAGRAQREHEDDLWNRFRGAQDVFFAARGEVFAERDAEQTENLKLKEDLATEAEKLVPVTDLKAARAAFRSLNERWEAIGHVPRDARPKVEGRMHTVERAIQEAEETEWRRTNPEARARAAGLTGQLQDAVEKLRKQIDAARAAGNDAKADKLSRELEGRQALLDQALKGLEEFGG; this comes from the coding sequence GTGAGCAGCGACCCGTGGGGCCGTGTCGACGAGACGGGCACCGTGTACGTGCGGACGGCCGAGGGCGAGAAGGTCGTCGGATCGTGGCAGGCCGGCACCCCTGAGGAGGCCCTGGCCTACTTCGAGCGCAAGTACGAGGGCTTGGTTGTCGAGATCGGCCTCCTCGAGAAGCGGGTGAGGACCACCGACCTCTCGGCGAAGGACGCCACCGCGGCGATCGAGCACATCCGCCAGCAGGTCGACGAGCACCACGCCGTCGGCGACCTGGCCGCGCTCGCGACCCGTCTCGACAAGCTCGTCGAGACGGTCGACTCGCGCCGCGAGGAGCGCAAGGCCCAGAAGGCCAAGCAGACCGACGAGGCGCGCTCCGCCAAGGAGAAGCTCGTCACCGAGGCCGAGGAGCTGGCCCAGAGCGAGCAGTGGCGCTCCGCCGGCGAGCGGCTGCGGGCGCTCGTGGACACCTGGAAGGGCCTTCCCCGGCTCGACCGCAAGTCCGACGACGAGCTGTGGCACCGCTTCTCGCACGCCCGCTCGGCGTTCTCGAAGCGGCGCAAGGCGCACTTCGCGTCGCTCGACGCCCAGCGCGAGGACGCCCGCAAGGCGAAGGAGCGTCTGGTCGCCGAGGCGGAGTCGCTGTCGAACTCCACCGACTGGGGCAACACGGCGGCCCGCTACCGCGAGCTGATGGCGGAGTGGAAGGCGGCCGGCCGCGCCCAGCGCGAGCACGAGGACGACCTGTGGAACCGCTTCCGCGGCGCTCAGGACGTCTTCTTCGCGGCGCGCGGCGAGGTCTTCGCCGAGCGGGACGCGGAGCAGACCGAGAACCTCAAGCTGAAGGAGGATCTCGCGACCGAGGCCGAGAAGCTGGTGCCGGTGACGGACCTGAAGGCGGCGCGCGCGGCCTTCCGTTCCCTCAACGAGCGCTGGGAGGCCATCGGCCACGTCCCGCGTGACGCCCGTCCCAAGGTCGAGGGCCGGATGCACACGGTGGAGCGGGCGATCCAGGAGGCCGAGGAGACCGAGTGGCGCCGGACGAACCCGGAGGCGCGTGCGCGCGCCGCGGGTCTGACCGGTCAGCTGCAGGACGCCGTGGAGAAGCTGCGCAAGCAGATCGACGCGGCCCGCGCCGCCGGCAACGACGCCAAGGCCGACAAGCTGTCCCGTGAGCTGGAGGGCCGCCAGGCCCTGCTCGACCAGGCGCTGAAGGGCCTGGAGGAGTTCGGCGGCTGA
- a CDS encoding bifunctional (p)ppGpp synthetase/guanosine-3',5'-bis(diphosphate) 3'-pyrophosphohydrolase produces the protein MPDEAQSLSAAQPDPKAEKAAPGTGTPQNKPAETRPTPAAPAAPERPAPARSGGSSNRVRARLARLGVQRSSPYNPVLEPLLRIVRSNDPKIETATLRQVERAYQVAERWHRGQKRKSGDPYITHPLAVTTILAELGMDPATLMAGLLHDTVEDTEYGLEDLRRDFGDQVTLLVDGVTKLDKVRFGEAAQAETVRKMVVAMAKDPRVLVIKLADRLHNMRTMRYLKREKQEKKARETLEIYAPLAHRLGMNTIKWELEDLAFAILYPKMYDEIVRLVAERAPKRDEYLAIVTDEVQADLRAARIKATVTGRPKHYYSVYQKMIVRGRDFAEIYDLVGIRVLVDTVRDCYAALGTVHARWNPVPGRFKDYIAMPKFNMYQSLHTTVIGPNGKPVELQIRTFDMHRRAEYGIAAHWKYKQEAVAGASKVRADVPKKAGKDDHLNDMAWLRQLLDWQKETEDPSEFLESLRFDLSRNEVFVFTPKGDVIALPAGATPVDFSYAVHTEVGHRTIGARVNGRLVPLESTLDNGDLVEVFTSKAAGAGPSRDWLGFVKSPRARNKIRAWFSKERRDEAIEQGKDAIARAMRKQNLPIQRILTGDSLVTLAHEMRYSDISSLYAAIGEGHVTAQSIVQKLVQALGGEEAATEEIDEAAPPTRGRSKRRSSADPGVVVKGVEDVWVKLARCCTPVPGDPIIGFVTRGSGVSVHRSDCVNVESLSREPERILDVEWAPTQSSVFLVAIQVEALDRSRLLSDVTRVLSDQHVNILSAAVQTSRDRVATSRFTFEMGDPKHLGHVLKAVRGVEGVYDVYRVTSARRP, from the coding sequence TTGCCAGACGAGGCTCAGTCACTCTCCGCCGCGCAGCCCGACCCGAAGGCCGAGAAGGCCGCGCCGGGGACCGGCACGCCCCAGAACAAGCCAGCGGAGACCAGGCCCACGCCTGCTGCGCCCGCCGCCCCCGAGCGGCCCGCGCCCGCCCGCTCGGGCGGCTCGTCCAACCGCGTCCGCGCCCGCCTCGCCCGGCTCGGCGTCCAGCGCTCCTCCCCGTACAACCCGGTCCTCGAACCACTGCTGCGGATCGTCCGCTCCAACGACCCCAAGATCGAGACGGCGACGCTCCGCCAGGTCGAGCGGGCCTACCAGGTCGCCGAGCGCTGGCACCGCGGCCAGAAGCGCAAGAGCGGCGACCCGTACATCACGCACCCGCTCGCCGTCACCACGATCCTCGCCGAGCTCGGCATGGACCCGGCGACCCTGATGGCCGGTCTCCTCCACGACACCGTCGAGGACACCGAGTACGGCCTTGAGGACCTGCGCCGTGACTTCGGCGACCAGGTCACCCTGCTCGTCGACGGCGTCACCAAGCTCGACAAGGTCAGGTTCGGCGAGGCCGCGCAGGCCGAGACCGTCCGCAAGATGGTCGTCGCCATGGCCAAGGACCCGCGCGTTCTGGTCATCAAGCTCGCCGACCGCCTGCACAACATGCGCACCATGCGCTACCTCAAGCGGGAGAAGCAGGAGAAGAAGGCCCGCGAGACCCTCGAGATCTACGCGCCCCTGGCCCACCGCCTGGGCATGAACACCATCAAGTGGGAGCTGGAGGACCTCGCCTTCGCGATCCTCTACCCCAAGATGTACGACGAGATCGTCCGGCTCGTCGCCGAGCGCGCCCCCAAGCGGGACGAGTACCTCGCCATAGTGACCGACGAGGTCCAGGCCGACCTGCGGGCCGCCCGGATCAAGGCGACCGTCACCGGCCGCCCGAAGCACTACTACAGCGTCTACCAGAAGATGATCGTCCGCGGCCGTGACTTCGCGGAGATCTACGACCTGGTCGGCATCCGCGTCCTCGTGGACACCGTCCGCGACTGCTACGCGGCCCTCGGCACCGTCCACGCGCGATGGAACCCGGTCCCCGGCCGGTTCAAGGACTACATCGCGATGCCGAAGTTCAACATGTACCAGTCGCTGCACACGACGGTCATCGGGCCCAACGGCAAGCCCGTCGAGCTCCAGATCCGGACCTTCGACATGCACCGGCGCGCCGAGTACGGCATCGCCGCGCACTGGAAGTACAAGCAGGAGGCCGTCGCCGGCGCCTCCAAGGTCCGCGCCGACGTGCCCAAGAAGGCCGGCAAGGACGACCACCTCAACGACATGGCGTGGCTGCGCCAGCTCCTCGACTGGCAGAAGGAGACCGAGGACCCCAGCGAGTTCCTGGAGTCCCTGCGCTTCGACCTCTCCCGCAACGAGGTCTTCGTCTTCACGCCGAAGGGCGACGTCATCGCGCTGCCCGCCGGCGCCACCCCCGTCGACTTCTCGTACGCGGTCCACACCGAGGTCGGCCACCGCACGATAGGGGCGCGGGTCAACGGGCGGCTCGTGCCGCTCGAATCGACCCTCGACAACGGCGACCTGGTCGAGGTCTTCACCTCCAAGGCCGCCGGCGCCGGGCCCTCCCGCGACTGGCTGGGCTTCGTCAAGTCCCCGCGCGCCCGGAACAAGATCCGCGCCTGGTTCTCCAAGGAGCGCCGCGACGAGGCCATCGAGCAGGGCAAGGACGCCATCGCGCGGGCCATGCGCAAGCAGAACCTGCCGATCCAGCGGATCCTGACCGGCGACTCCCTCGTCACCCTCGCCCACGAGATGCGCTACAGCGACATCTCCTCGCTGTACGCGGCGATCGGCGAGGGCCATGTCACGGCCCAGTCCATCGTGCAGAAGCTGGTCCAGGCGCTCGGCGGCGAGGAGGCCGCCACCGAGGAGATCGACGAGGCCGCACCGCCGACGCGTGGCCGCTCCAAGCGCCGCTCCAGCGCCGACCCCGGTGTCGTCGTCAAGGGCGTCGAGGACGTCTGGGTGAAGCTGGCCCGCTGCTGCACGCCCGTGCCCGGCGACCCGATCATCGGCTTCGTCACCCGGGGCAGCGGCGTATCGGTTCACCGCAGCGACTGCGTCAACGTGGAGTCGCTGTCGCGGGAGCCGGAGCGGATCCTGGACGTCGAGTGGGCCCCGACCCAGTCCTCGGTCTTCCTCGTCGCCATCCAGGTCGAGGCCCTGGACCGCTCCCGGCTCCTGTCCGACGTCACCCGGGTCCTCTCGGACCAGCACGTCAACATCCTCTCGGCGGCCGTCCAGACCTCCCGCGACCGGGTGGCCACCTCCCGCTTCACCTTCGAGATGGGCGACCCGAAGCACCTGGGCCACGTCCTGAAGGCCGTACGGGGCGTGGAGGGCGTGTACGACGTCTACCGCGTGACCTCGGCCCGCAGGCCGTAG
- a CDS encoding adenine phosphoribosyltransferase, producing MTAEAQGVTELLLSRIRDVPDYPKPGVLFKDITPLLADPVAFTALTDALAGLCSAHGATKIVGLEARGFILAAPVAVRAGLGFVPVRKAGKLPGATLRQAYELEYGTAEIEVHAEDLAAGDRVMVIDDVLATGGTAEASIELIRRAGAEVAGVAVLMELGFLPGRSRLEPALGGAPLTALITV from the coding sequence ATGACCGCCGAGGCCCAGGGCGTCACCGAGCTCCTGCTCAGCCGCATCCGTGACGTCCCCGACTACCCGAAGCCGGGCGTGCTGTTCAAGGACATCACGCCGCTGCTCGCGGACCCGGTGGCGTTCACGGCCCTCACCGACGCCCTCGCCGGGCTGTGCTCCGCGCACGGCGCGACGAAGATCGTCGGCCTGGAGGCCCGCGGCTTCATCCTGGCCGCCCCGGTGGCCGTCCGCGCGGGCCTGGGCTTCGTCCCGGTCCGCAAGGCCGGCAAGCTCCCCGGGGCCACGCTCCGCCAGGCGTACGAGCTGGAGTACGGCACCGCCGAGATCGAGGTGCACGCCGAGGACCTCGCCGCGGGCGACCGCGTCATGGTCATCGACGACGTCCTCGCCACCGGCGGCACGGCCGAGGCCTCCATCGAGCTGATCCGCCGCGCGGGCGCCGAGGTCGCCGGTGTCGCCGTCCTCATGGAGCTCGGCTTCCTCCCGGGCCGCTCCCGGCTGGAGCCGGCCCTGGGCGGGGCGCCGCTCACGGCGCTGATCACGGTCTGA
- the secF gene encoding protein translocase subunit SecF, which yields MSKLGGLGARLHRGEVGYDFIGNRKIWYGLSILITITAIVALAVRGLNMGIEFQGGAVFTTPKSDVSVSQAQEFAEEASGHDAIVQKLGNGSLRIQVGGLDTDKSDQVRAELSKDLNVPEAKIAAELVGPSWGEQIATKAWTGLGVFMILVVIYLAIAFEWRMAVAALVALIHDLTITVGIYSLVGFEVTVGTVIGLLTILGYSLYDTVVVFDSLKEQTKDITKQTRFTYSELANRSINGTLVRSINTTVVALLPVAGLLFIGGGVLGAGMLNDISLSLFVGLAAGAYSSIFIATPLVADLKEREPSIKALRKRIMAKRASAAAKGESLDAADDLSAEAAVVGPRSGRRGTQEHRG from the coding sequence ATGTCGAAGCTCGGCGGTCTCGGCGCCCGGCTCCACCGCGGTGAGGTCGGTTACGACTTCATCGGCAACCGCAAGATCTGGTATGGCCTGTCCATCCTGATCACCATCACCGCCATCGTCGCCCTGGCCGTCCGCGGCCTCAACATGGGCATCGAGTTCCAGGGCGGCGCCGTCTTCACCACCCCGAAGTCGGACGTCTCCGTCAGCCAGGCCCAGGAGTTCGCGGAAGAGGCCTCCGGCCACGACGCGATCGTCCAGAAGCTCGGCAACGGCTCCCTGCGCATCCAGGTCGGCGGCCTCGACACCGACAAGTCCGACCAGGTCCGCGCGGAGCTCTCCAAGGACCTGAACGTCCCCGAGGCGAAGATCGCGGCCGAGCTCGTCGGCCCGAGCTGGGGCGAGCAGATCGCCACCAAGGCCTGGACCGGCCTCGGGGTCTTCATGATCCTCGTGGTGATCTACCTGGCCATCGCCTTCGAGTGGAGAATGGCGGTCGCGGCACTCGTCGCCCTCATCCACGACCTCACGATCACGGTGGGCATCTACTCCCTGGTCGGCTTCGAGGTCACCGTCGGTACGGTCATCGGCCTGCTGACGATCCTCGGTTACTCGCTGTACGACACCGTCGTCGTCTTCGACTCCCTCAAGGAGCAGACGAAGGACATCACGAAGCAGACCCGCTTCACCTACAGCGAGCTGGCCAACCGCTCGATCAACGGCACCCTGGTCCGTTCGATCAACACCACCGTCGTCGCGCTCCTTCCGGTCGCCGGCCTGCTCTTCATCGGTGGCGGCGTCCTCGGCGCCGGCATGCTCAACGACATCTCGCTGTCGCTCTTCGTGGGCCTCGCCGCGGGTGCGTACTCCTCGATCTTCATCGCCACCCCGCTGGTGGCCGATCTCAAGGAGCGCGAGCCCTCGATCAAGGCGCTCAGGAAGCGCATCATGGCCAAGCGCGCCAGCGCCGCCGCCAAGGGCGAGTCGCTGGACGCGGCGGACGACCTGTCCGCCGAGGCCGCCGTCGTGGGCCCCCGGTCCGGCCGTCGCGGCACCCAGGAGCACCGAGGATGA
- the secD gene encoding protein translocase subunit SecD, whose protein sequence is MAAPKKGRRPAGGQSRPGRALALILIAMVALTGGMFWSGHTTPRLGIDLAGGTSITLKAKAEPGQDSAINPTNMNTAVGIIERRVNGLGVSEAEVQTQGDENIIVNIPRGTNEKQAREQVGTTAQLYFRPVLAVAAASPQTAPSATPSGSASPKPSASASSGAKVGEKSATPTATASPQGRALTEALKAPSPTPTASASSSAKPKATGTPQATPKPDPATAALQQKFATLNCLDPKARAAAGQGVKSSEPTVACGKNAIGQWEKYLLGPAEVDGRDVDKAKAGLDQRTGQWIVDMEFTDAGSKKFQSITSKLSQQTEPQNQFAIVLDGEVVSAPRVQTTLSASAQISGSFNQQSAQDLGNVLSYGALPLAFQTQSVDTVTAALGGDQLQAGLIAGAIGLGLVIIYLVAYYRGLSLIAILSLAVSALLTYVLMALLGPAIGFALNLPAVCGAIVAIGITADSFIVYFERIRDELREGRTLRPAVERAWPRARRTILVSDFVSFLAAAVLFIVTVGKVQGFAFTLGLTTLLDIVVVFLFTKPVMTLLARTKFFGNGHKWSGLDPKRLGAKPPLRRTRRAHAPVDAKEA, encoded by the coding sequence GTGGCAGCACCGAAGAAGGGCCGAAGGCCGGCGGGGGGACAGAGCCGTCCGGGCCGCGCCCTGGCACTCATCCTGATCGCCATGGTCGCGCTCACCGGCGGGATGTTCTGGTCGGGGCACACCACCCCGCGCCTCGGCATCGACCTCGCCGGCGGCACGTCGATCACGCTCAAGGCGAAGGCCGAGCCCGGCCAGGACTCGGCGATCAACCCGACCAACATGAACACGGCGGTCGGCATCATCGAGCGCCGTGTCAACGGTCTGGGTGTCTCCGAGGCCGAGGTCCAGACGCAGGGTGACGAGAACATCATCGTCAACATCCCCCGCGGGACGAACGAGAAGCAGGCACGCGAGCAGGTCGGCACCACCGCCCAGCTCTACTTCCGGCCCGTTCTCGCCGTCGCGGCCGCGTCGCCGCAGACGGCGCCGAGCGCCACGCCCTCCGGCTCGGCCTCGCCGAAGCCGTCCGCCTCGGCCTCCTCCGGTGCGAAGGTCGGTGAGAAGTCGGCGACCCCGACGGCCACCGCCTCCCCGCAGGGCCGTGCGCTCACCGAGGCCCTCAAGGCCCCGAGCCCGACGCCCACCGCGAGCGCCTCCTCCTCCGCGAAGCCGAAGGCCACCGGGACCCCGCAGGCGACCCCGAAGCCGGACCCCGCCACGGCGGCGCTCCAGCAGAAGTTCGCCACCCTGAACTGCCTCGACCCCAAGGCCCGCGCCGCCGCCGGCCAGGGCGTCAAGTCCTCCGAGCCCACCGTGGCCTGTGGCAAGAACGCGATCGGCCAGTGGGAGAAGTACCTCCTCGGCCCGGCCGAGGTGGACGGCAGGGACGTCGACAAGGCCAAGGCCGGCCTGGACCAGCGGACCGGTCAGTGGATCGTGGACATGGAGTTCACGGACGCCGGCTCGAAGAAGTTCCAGTCGATCACCAGCAAGCTGTCGCAGCAGACCGAGCCGCAGAACCAGTTCGCGATCGTCCTGGACGGCGAGGTCGTCTCCGCGCCCCGCGTCCAGACCACGCTGAGCGCCAGCGCCCAGATCTCCGGCAGCTTCAACCAGCAGTCCGCCCAGGACCTCGGCAACGTCCTGTCCTACGGCGCCCTGCCGCTCGCCTTCCAGACCCAGAGCGTCGACACCGTCACCGCCGCGCTCGGCGGGGACCAGCTGCAGGCGGGTCTCATCGCCGGCGCCATCGGTCTCGGCCTGGTCATCATCTACCTGGTCGCCTACTACCGCGGCCTGTCGCTGATCGCCATCCTCAGCCTCGCCGTCTCGGCGCTCCTCACCTATGTGCTCATGGCCCTGCTCGGCCCGGCCATCGGCTTCGCGCTGAACCTGCCGGCCGTCTGTGGTGCCATCGTCGCCATCGGTATCACCGCCGACTCGTTCATCGTCTACTTCGAGCGCATCCGCGACGAGCTCCGCGAGGGCCGCACGCTCCGCCCGGCCGTCGAGCGCGCCTGGCCGCGCGCCCGCCGCACGATCCTGGTCTCCGACTTCGTGTCGTTCCTGGCCGCGGCCGTGCTGTTCATCGTCACCGTCGGCAAGGTCCAGGGCTTCGCGTTCACGCTCGGCCTGACCACCCTGCTCGACATCGTCGTGGTGTTCCTCTTCACCAAGCCGGTCATGACGCTGCTCGCCCGGACCAAGTTCTTCGGCAACGGTCACAAGTGGTCCGGCCTGGACCCGAAGCGGCTCGGCGCCAAGCCGCCGCTGCGCCGCACCCGCCGTGCCCACGCCCCCGTCGACGCGAAGGAGGCGTGA